Genomic DNA from Methanosarcina sp. MTP4:
CCGGAGGCTATCAGGTCATCCCTTATCCCGATCCAGCAGGTTGCCCTGCGTCCTTTTATTACCCCCGCTGAAATCAGCACCTGGGGGCCGTGGCAGATTGCGGCTACAGGCTTGTTTTCCCTGAAAAAGGATCTCGTGATCTCAAGGGCGGCTTTATCAAGCCGGATTTTTTCCGGACCTTTGCCTCCGGACAGCACAAGGATATCGTACCCTGAGGGAATAACTTCCTTAAAGGCAAGGTCCGCATCGATTTCATAGCCGTGCTTGCCCCGGATTGTTCCCCTTTCCATCGACACCACATGAACAATGATTCCTTCTTCTTTCAGACGGCTATAAGGATAGAAAAGTTCCAGGTCTTCAAACCCGTCAGCTCCGAATATAAGCGCTTTCAATAAAAATCCCCCCTGTTTAAGAATCTTCCCTGCGTGCAGGAACTTCCTCACTTCAAGATTTTCCCCCTGTACAGGAATGTCTCCTGAACAGGAATTTCCCGATAAAAGATAGGTTTCCCGTAAGATATACCTATCTTATCCGGAAAACGGCGGAGGTAAAAGACCGGCTCAGATCTTCTCCAGCGCCTGCTCAAGGTCCGCAATTATATCTTCCGGCTCCTCAATCCCGACCGAGATCCGGACCAGTTCATCCGTGATACACACACTTTTCCTTATTTCACAGGGAACACAGGCATGAGTCATCGAAGCCGGGTGCTGGATCAGGGTATCGGTAGCCCCCAGGCTCACGGCAAGGGAACAGAGCCTGACGCTGTCCATTAACCTGCGCCCGGCTTCAAGCCCGCCCCGTACCCCAAAGGAGATCATGCCGCTGTACCCGCTCATCTGCTTTTTTGCGATCAGGTGCTGCGGGTGGCTGGGAAGCCCGGGATACCTTACCCACTCGACCCCGGGGTGGGACTCAAGGAATTCGGCAACTTCCAGGGCATTTTCAGCGTGCTTTTCCATCCTGAGGTGCAGGGTCTTCAGGCCCCGGATGCAGAGCCATGCCTCATGGGGACCCATGATCCCCCCGGTGTACCCGACAACAGGAGCAAGGCAGCTCATGAAATCCTTGCTCCCGACAACGACCCCTCCCAGCAGGTCGGCATGTCCTCCTATGTACTTGGTGCAGCTGCTCAGGGAGACGTCCGCCCCAAGCTCCAGAGGCTTCTGGAAATAAGGTGTTGAAAACGTATTGTCAACAACGCAAAGGGCTCCGTGTTCCCTGGCCATGCAGGCGATTTCCCCTATGTCGCAGACGGTCATGGTGGGGTTTGCCGGCGTTTCCAGAAAGACCATTTTCGTGTTTTCTTTGAAAGCTGCTCTTACTTTGTCCAGGTCAGAGGTATCAATGAAGCTCACTTTTATGCCCAGCCGCGGAAGGACCGTCAGAAAGAGGCTGTAGGTGCAGCCGTACACCACGTCAGTTGAGATCAGGTGGTCCCCCTGTTTCAGGTGGCCGAGGACAAGCGCCGTAATTGCAGCCATGCCTGAGGCAAAGGTCTGCCCGGCTTCCCCGCCCTCAAGGTCCGCAACCTTTTCGGCAAGTGCGGCATGGGTAGGCGTGTTGGGGGGAATCCGGGTATACACATATCCTGCTTCTTCCCCTGCAAACCTTGC
This window encodes:
- a CDS encoding type 1 glutamine amidotransferase domain-containing protein — its product is MKALIFGADGFEDLELFYPYSRLKEEGIIVHVVSMERGTIRGKHGYEIDADLAFKEVIPSGYDILVLSGGKGPEKIRLDKAALEITRSFFRENKPVAAICHGPQVLISAGVIKGRRATCWIGIRDDLIASGALYEDSEVVVDGNLVTSRHPFDLHAFGREMLKLLG
- a CDS encoding PLP-dependent aspartate aminotransferase family protein; its protein translation is MEREMKFGTRCVHSGEKPDPVYGAHTTPIFQTSTFVFENTEQGAARFAGEEAGYVYTRIPPNTPTHAALAEKVADLEGGEAGQTFASGMAAITALVLGHLKQGDHLISTDVVYGCTYSLFLTVLPRLGIKVSFIDTSDLDKVRAAFKENTKMVFLETPANPTMTVCDIGEIACMAREHGALCVVDNTFSTPYFQKPLELGADVSLSSCTKYIGGHADLLGGVVVGSKDFMSCLAPVVGYTGGIMGPHEAWLCIRGLKTLHLRMEKHAENALEVAEFLESHPGVEWVRYPGLPSHPQHLIAKKQMSGYSGMISFGVRGGLEAGRRLMDSVRLCSLAVSLGATDTLIQHPASMTHACVPCEIRKSVCITDELVRISVGIEEPEDIIADLEQALEKI